Within Primulina tabacum isolate GXHZ01 chromosome 5, ASM2559414v2, whole genome shotgun sequence, the genomic segment TTATCAGATACAGCCAAATTGTGCTCGGGGATAACAAGTTCGATGTTCTCTCCATGTAAATGCACCTCTTGAACTTCGTGTTCGGGTTTCTCTTCCATTGCTAGCCCGTCCACCTGCTCATATTCGTGCTCATCAACACCCTCGGACAAGTGGCTCTGCCCCAAACCAGCCTCATGCTCAGGAGTCTGTCCCATCTCCAAGCCACGCATTCGTGCAATATCCGTGTCATGATTAGGGCCTAGCACAACCTGCGGGTTCTGACCGAGGTTTCCATTATGATTCTGTCCAAGCCGCAATTCCCGGTTCGTCATTTTCTATCGTCCAGGGATGATACCTTCCTTCACAATGCCACATAATTGACATCTCAGAGTTAATTTAGCCAGAACTTAATGAAAAGAAAAATCTTTAGAACGCAAAGACACTTTTGTCTGCTAATCTAGCATGAAAATATCCACTCATTCTCAAAAATACACGAAATCAACAgattcttaaaaaaatttacttacCGGATTGGCTAAACAGTATAGAATCATATTTGTTCCACAAACATAAAATAATTTCCAAAAGAAGCAGCAGCGGAACAAGCTTATATATCATTCTAATACAGTAAAACGTCAATTAGCAAAGAAAAGCATATGCCCCCCAGTATTACACCCAGAAACACGTATAGACAAGTGAGAAAAGGATCAAAACCCACATAAAAGAACAAATCGAAACAGTATCCGAattaaaaatacccaaaaaaaaacaattttttctcAAGTTTTCAACCTTGAACCCATAATAAACAAAACCCAGATTCAAGAACACTAGAAACTACAATAATCTTGGGAAAAAAACACTACCGATCAACCCCCAGTAATCTAACTCAAAACCCAGTAAGAATCAAGAAAGGTTATGCTTAAAAAAGattgattaaataattagagGGATACCTGACAAGTAACAAGATTTTGAAATTGGCGGGTAAAAAAGGTATAGGAAAGAAGGAGAAAATTGGGAAAAAAGAGAGAACAAGGGCAGAAGAGGGGCGGGGCGTAGGAAGGAGGGTTGAGATGGGAATTCCAGGCGCTCCCGAAGCTTTGAGAGATGGGTATTTAGGTCAAAACTTGTAGGGGATATGTCATTCTTCTTTTTCCCCTTTTTTTGTACTTACCATAATACCCCTTTTctattttcctttttcttttctattttctctattcttttcttttattttctctCTATTTTTGTGAAGAATGTCAAATTGTAGTTCCgacatttcaaaataataatgaaatgaTATTTCAATATTATATGTATCATTTAATATCAAGTTGGACCATAACATTAATTTCATTTCGTTTTTTTCTAGTGATCGGAGATGACAACGTACGGATATCTTAAAATGACGACAAAAGAGTCGAAATACCTAAAATTGAATACTCCGAACGAAAATATCACACGTGACAAATCataattcaatatttcaaattgaTAATCGAAATATTTCACGTCAAAAACTCTTTTTTTTAACCAAAATCATGATAGATTTGGAAATAAATATACATTATCGTACAATTTTCTCATGTACTTTGCTGCATTGCTCTCTTTTCAGTCGGGACATTAAAATTAGATGACTACATTCTTTTTCGATTTTCCGATAAGTTGGACTTGTTGCTGTTAGGCTTTAGCCATGAGTAAtacttaaaataatatatatatatatatatatacacacacacacaaatgaatatatttaattataatttaaatttgttATACCATTTGAGATCATATTCAAATAAGGATACAATCCTATtatcaaataaaattatttatcagtGCATTCATTATATTAATTGAATAAAActgttattaataaaaaaatattatttatctataaaatttaaaaaaataaataaatatttttcaaaaaataaataaaaaatttataattaaataataatattgatgtATGGATAGTCAATATACAAAGATTTTACGATGACATTCttcacttaaattttaaaatgtaatATTGCCTAAAAAAAGTTATAGTTATAaattgtgagacatatcttttaCGCGATCCGACTCGtgagaaatataattttatgtgaaattattatttttcactcaaGATATGAATCAGGTCGACTAGTACTATGAATGTAgacatgtgagatcgtctcacaagagacttattcACATTAATTTAAGTATTTTTTCTACCTTGAgtaattttttgtaaatatgtTGACAAACATTTTATTTAAACTATTGATTTCTAACAATTTTTAAGGATTGTAACACattattatttgtattttttctttgaaaagATATTAGAATGAAttttaagataatttttttttcaaatatatatattttttatttataatatatatttatttaatttaatgaaccataaaaaaattgtaaacaCTTGAATAATTCGTAGTTATTATGTATGTCATTATAAATTTaagtttttcaaataaatttatcTCTAGTGAAATAGTAAATATTTGAAATCTTATAAAttattactttaattaaatatataaatatattcttATTTAATACTATTTCAAAATCAATATATGAAAAATAATGAGGAATattactattttttaaaaataaactaattaaTAACATTGAAAATTGGAACATCATTAAATATAACACtaatttacatatattttttagcatgaatttttttgtcaatcaaatctttatcttaattcatttttaattttttacatcAACTAATTTGCTAATCatactttataaaattataaaataatcacTCTTGTTTAAAATTGACAGCTtgacaaaataataaattattatcgAACCCGGCGCtttaactaattttttttttttaatagaagTTTTGTCTCATTCAAAGACATTATCGTAAGatgaaaaacaataataaaatcgaatgaatcttcaaaataaattatgaaaaagtAATTGCTTTTGATGGAAAGTGGGGAAGGGTGGCTGCCTTTCGGTAATATAGTATATTGACAACTCCGAGtagatcttttttttttttttttttttttttaactccgAGTAGATCATTCATCACCAAATGAATACAAATTTACATTTTCTTGTCTAAAATCATGTCTAGATAATTTATGTACTTACACGATCTAATTATCGGgagatgaaatatttttaaaaaatcagagaggaagaaaaataaattatgaacatTAAGAAAAAACGGGGGAGAAGTCGAAGATATCTTAagattattaataaataaaaaaatgtctgtgaaagtaaaatggaaagaaaaaaattggTAACAAAACCGTGTTTCTTAGATGTTCAagtattataaattaataaaaatagtcAGTTTTAGAATAAATAGCATCAGAAATATATAATTCATGGGATGTAATATGTCGAATATGTTTTGAGATTCacctatgtatgtatgtatgtatgtatatgtcaTAATCATCTGTCAATGTCTGTTTTCTGTTTCAACTTGCCTTTAGTTTTCAATATAATAATCATATTTCAACCAATCCCACCTCTGAAAACTGCGTGCACAACTCACATGTACATGTAACTATTTGCAAATCTTTATCGGTTCTTGACTTTTTCCGTTTCTTGGTTTGAACCCAGTCCATTTTGTTTCTATACAGATCAGCTTGGTTACCCAAGTCCTCCTTGTGGAAACTGTCTTCAGCTTATCGGGTTTGATTCTGCCTGTCTTCTTGTCATTTCTTCTGGCTTTTAGTTGTTTATATAGATTTCTAAGCTGATTTCTTGGATTAATAATACCAACGAAACGTAGTGATTTAATTCTTAAATGGGTTATGTTTAGGCTTCTGTTTGCACTTGATTCTATGCTATTTGGGGCAGACTTTTGCAGAGGTTATGGTCATGGGTTATGGAATTTTTTCTGTTTTTAGacaatatgataatgaaatttgaTGTTTTTATGATCTGAAAAAGAGCTTTGAAATCTTAAAACTCGAGTATGTATGCCCGTGTTTTTGTTTATATAAAGGacttaaatttttactttttattgatCAAGTCTCTTTGGCAATTTATCTGATTTACTATTTCCAGTGGTCTCTGTTTTTGAGCTTGGTTCAAGATACATGGGGGAAATATTTTTCCCCATTCATACTCCATACAAAGAAATATTTATATGTACGACCCATGCATCTCACTATATTTAGTGTTTATCTGGTGTATTATGAAACTATACTAGGATTGTTTATCTGGAGTATCAGATTGAGTAAACTGATTATTTCTTAGCATGATGATATTTGTTTATGCGTAGTTGAATACCTTCCTCTTACGCCAGACGAACAATTGTGAAGTATATTGCCAtgatcacatgacaatttcatgaaaaataatGGAATGATCAAAAGTTTGGAGAATTCTTAGGCTTAAAAGTTTAGTGCCTTGAGTTTGGTCTGTCTTCTTAAGCTTTTGAGCTTGACATACGTAAACACGATCCGTTCTCACGCTTTGTAAATTAATCTTCAAATGGGACTTCCTTGTGGACTTAAGTCTTCTCATTGCTCGCTGAGAGCCGAAACACCAGCCATTGACCTGTGTCCATGATGTGGAAATATTTTGGCACCAAGTTTGGCCAATTGAATGAGATTTATCGCGAGTGGGCCGTTGTAGTCATTGACTTCTGAAGTGATGGGAAATTTTACGTGTATCACATTGGTTTTGCAAATAACTGATGAGTGTACTTGATTGAGCTTAAGTTTGATCAGTTATGATTGTTTTACTTTTTCAGATGATGCATAAAGATTGCTTTTAAAGTTGATTTATATATTTCTGTAAGCGTATGCTGCCTTAAACCTTAATTTTTGTCTCACATCATTATGTTTTTCAATCTTTCCAGTTGTGGGATTTGAAGCTGTTAATCATCAGCGGCATTTTGAGCAAATTGGATCCATTTTTTTATTGGAGATATGGTCAGAATGGAGACGAGGCAGACTCAAAAGGTTGAAAATGAGCAGAAAGCTTCCCTCAGTATCGCCTCTTCCTTAGTTTCAGCAGTGCATGAATGGCTGCtgatttttatgctttttaTTGATGCCGTTTTCTCCTACTTGGTCACGACTTTCGCTCGTTACGTCCGACTCCAAATCCCGTGTTTGCTATGCTCAAGACTCGATCATATACTGGGAAAGGAGAGGCCTGGCTTTGTTTGGGACTTGTTGTGTAACGAGCACAAGTTAAAGGTCTCTTCTTTAGTTTTTTGTAAACTTCATAATAACCTCGTAGATGTTCACGGGACGTGTGAAAATTGCTTCTTTTCATCTGCTGAAACCAAGAACGTGCCAAATGCCGAAACATATAGATTGCTGCTTGGGAAATTAGGGAATGATCCTCAACATTGGCTCGATGATGAATATAAACTTGGTTCTTGTAATACAAGGATGTGTTGTTGTAATGAACTATGGGCCTCAAGAAATCTTGTGCCGAAGTTTTTCGGTACCAAATCAACTGATTCTGAGAAATCTGAAcgatcaaaactatacttatcGAGGAACGAGGATGCTGGTCTTTTGTCACACGTAGAATATGCAAAAGTCAAGGTTACATCTGACACTGAATCAGAAACTCAAATTTCAGACGATGAAACTCGTGGTAATCATATTCGTGAAATTGATATGCCAGAACAGGATTCGGCAGCTGTTGATGGCCTACCAGAACCACAAATTACTACAGTTACTGTCTGTCCAGCTTTGGAGAAAACAGTGGAGCCAGATGGGGCTTTCAGTTCGGGTTGTAATGCCAAATCCAAGGTTCCTCTTGGGCATGGATTAGAGGAACTTAATTGGCATGACAAAAATGATGTTAACACACCTTCCGATCTAATTTCTTTTACTGAGGCACCTCCCTGGCCCACTGTTATTGGGGCTCATTTTGAAGAACCCAAAGAAACTAGTAAGTCTTACTGCATATTTTTTTTCCATTATGTATCATACTTTTAGTGAATCCCTATACCATTTCACCCTAGTTGCTATAAAATGGTGTAATTGGGGCAACAATAACCTCTGTTGCTCTGTGTTGGGCAGCTTTTGAAAGATGATGCTTGAGATTTGGAAAATCTGATTTATATGTTGCCATTAATTTTATTGGTATAGTGGGGACACATTTCATCCTCTAGGTAGTCAAAAGATCTGTCCGATGATCTCTGACCTAATCTATGTTTTATTCCTTCAGATCATTCAAGAACCTCTGTCTTGGAGCAAGACGCTATGGCTGAACATGGAGAAACTTCTAAGATGGGAAACAACTCAATGGACAGAGCAGATTTAATGAAAGAAAAATCAGTAGAACGTGGAGAAATTTCAGTGATTAGAAGTGATCCCGTTACAGCAAATGAAACTCAAATAGATCCAAAACATAGTACAACCGATTCAAGTTTGCAAATTGCGGATTCTTTAGAACTTGTTGATGCTTATAGATTAGCCATTGGGGCTAGGGGGAGGCAGCTGTCTGGGAAACTCTTGGAACAACAAATGTCTATGAAAGAATCTAAGAGAGCCAGTGAAGATTTGAAGCTCTTGTTTTCACAAATATCTCCAGCCAGAGGGATTGAATTATCCTTAAATGATAGCCCTAGGATGGTGCACATAAATAATGAAGATTATATATCTATGGATGATTTTAGTCCTTCCTTAGGGGTGCAACTATTTCAAAGAAGGATCTCGCTTGAGAGAAATGAATCGAGCTTATCGCTAGATGGGAGCACAGTGAGCGAAATCGAAGGTGAAAGTTTGGTAGATCGGTTGAAACGTCAGGTTGCACATGACAAGAAAATAATGGGTTGTTTGTATAAAGAGTTGGAAGAAGAGAGAAACGCCTCCTCGATTGCTGCCAATCAAACCATGGCCATGATTACAAGGTTGCAAGAAGAGAAGTCGTCGATCCATATGGAGGCTTCTCAGTATTTAAGACTGATGGAAGAACAAGCTGAGTATGATGGTGAGGCCTTCCAACAAGTAAACGACCTTCTCGTGGAGAAGGAGAAACGTATTCAATGTCTTGAGGAGGAGCTTGAACAGTTCAAAAATGGCTCATCAAATAACTTTTTCGGGCAAAGTTCTATACCAGATGTCCCGGATCAAGAAACTGAAAAATATTCTATTCTAAAATCTTTGGAGAAACTTGAGGAAAAACTATTTGTCTTGTCAAAAGATGAAGTTCAGCTCAATGACACGAGGTGTACTCAAGAACCGGTCGGAATAGGAAGAAAGAACAATCTCTTAGAAAACACGTTCATGAATAGAGATTCTGAGTTGGGTTCTATTCGGTATGAGCTTTCTGTTATCAGGAAAAGATTGGAAGAGCTTGATGTATAGACATTGTGGTATCGAGTGTTGAATCAACTCAGAGGACAAGGGCTCAGAATATAACGAGAAACTAAGACTTCATACATGGGAAACTCTATCTAGTTTACATGTGCATTGATTTTACACTTCTGATTCTGAAGCATTATCATTTCAGTGTAGCATTCAAACGATTGGTCTTGTGCCAGTTCTTGGTGTGATTTGGAATCcagtttttttccaaaaaataaaataaaaaatatttgttgatGATGGAAGAAACACAAGTCCAATATCCAACCATTGAAGAATTCTTTAATTCTGTTCACCTATAATCATAAATTACCATAAATTTGAGGTAAATGCATAGTTGAAAATATGTGGTCCATTTAAGTGTGAATTATAGTGTTGAATATAGAGGTAGAGAGgtaagaaaaataataatatgactgGCTATTTGTTAGTCAAATTGctaataacaaaaatatagaAGCATAGAACGAAAATAATCTCGTAAAGACAAAATACTAAACGAAAATGGTCATATTATTGAAAGTATGaattcatatataaaaaaataacaagaaaTCAGTAAAGCAAACCGAGGCTAGTACGAAACACAGTTGTATAGATGAAATAACACATAATGATATTGATGGTGTAATGTATGATATCTTTATGCTTATTCTGTTCTTGTTAAATCGATCAATTGTCATTAGCCTTTTGTCGGTGGATTTTGTGTTGTCACTGTTATTTCAAATGATTTAATCTATGCATGAtgcattttcctttatttcctGTCTTAAATTTCTGAGAAAAtatagttttatattttgtttaaaagaaCGTACTTACGAGGACAACAAGATTCATCTTCATTTGTCGTCCCACAACCAATGAACTGATATAAATAAATCTTTATAGAAAATATGTTTGAATTCGATATCAAGtgataacaaaaaatatatatagcgTCATTATGTTGATGGTTTCTGTTGTCTTCATTTCACACAAAACTGTTTGAAATTAAACAAGCTTATTTTGATTGATTAAAAAAGTTcgttaaaaattcaaattcaggAAGTTAAGTTTTATAAATTCGACTTATTTATTTTCTCCATTTACtagaaaataatgaaaatgtACTGATTGTTTCAAACTTCCACTGCTTGTAGTTTACTGGCACTCAATTCCACGGGCCCACCATGTCCGAAATAAAGAAATCTTCTCGTTTAAAGAAATATGGTGAGATATGTCTTCAGAGACTCCGTGTTTATTGACTTATTCTTTAAatactttgattttttttttgtgtcaaaagaatatatatacacttcgatttttttttttggtcatgAGACATCATCTGACTCATacagagaaaaaaatttatcgCTATCGATAacacttttaaagaaaaatatcgatttattatatatatatatatatatattctttagatactttgaatttttttttttggtcaagAGACATCTGACTcgtacaaaaaaaaaagtttaccGCTATTGATAacacttttaaagaaaaatatattctttagatacttcgatttttttttttttttttttgtcaagagACATCTGACTCGTACAGAGAAAAAAGTTTACCGCTATCGATaacacttttaaaaaaaatatcgatttattatatatatattttttagatacttc encodes:
- the LOC142546928 gene encoding myosin-binding protein 1-like isoform X2, whose translation is MVRMETRQTQKVENEQKASLSIASSLVSAVHEWLLIFMLFIDAVFSYLVTTFARYVRLQIPCLLCSRLDHILGKERPGFVWDLLCNEHKLKVSSLVFCKLHNNLVDVHGTCENCFFSSAETKNVPNAETYRLLLGKLGNDPQHWLDDEYKLGSCNTRMCCCNELWASRNLVPKFFGTKSTDSEKSERSKLYLSRNEDAGLLSHVEYAKVKVTSDTESETQISDDETRGNHIREIDMPEQDSAAVDGLPEPQITTVTVCPALEKTVEPDGAFSSGCNAKSKVPLGHGLEELNWHDKNDVNTPSDLISFTEAPPWPTVIGAHFEEPKETNHSRTSVLEQDAMAEHGETSKMGNNSMDRADLMKEKSVERGEISVIRSDPVTANETQIDPKHSTTDSSLQIADSLELVDAYRLAIGARGRQLSGKLLEQQMSMKESKRASEDLKLLFSQISPARGIELSLNDSPRMVHINNEDYISMDDFSPSLGVQLFQRRISLERNESSLSLDGSTVSEIEGESLVDRLKRQVAHDKKIMGCLYKELEEERNASSIAANQTMAMITRLQEEKSSIHMEASQYLRLMEEQAEYDGEAFQQVNDLLVEKEKRIQCLEEELEQFKNGSSNNFFGQSSIPDVPDQETEKYSILKSLEKLEEKLFVLSKDEVQLNDTRCTQEPVGTFMNRDSELGSIRYELSVIRKRLEELDV
- the LOC142546928 gene encoding myosin-binding protein 1-like isoform X1 — its product is MVRMETRQTQKVENEQKASLSIASSLVSAVHEWLLIFMLFIDAVFSYLVTTFARYVRLQIPCLLCSRLDHILGKERPGFVWDLLCNEHKLKVSSLVFCKLHNNLVDVHGTCENCFFSSAETKNVPNAETYRLLLGKLGNDPQHWLDDEYKLGSCNTRMCCCNELWASRNLVPKFFGTKSTDSEKSERSKLYLSRNEDAGLLSHVEYAKVKVTSDTESETQISDDETRGNHIREIDMPEQDSAAVDGLPEPQITTVTVCPALEKTVEPDGAFSSGCNAKSKVPLGHGLEELNWHDKNDVNTPSDLISFTEAPPWPTVIGAHFEEPKETNHSRTSVLEQDAMAEHGETSKMGNNSMDRADLMKEKSVERGEISVIRSDPVTANETQIDPKHSTTDSSLQIADSLELVDAYRLAIGARGRQLSGKLLEQQMSMKESKRASEDLKLLFSQISPARGIELSLNDSPRMVHINNEDYISMDDFSPSLGVQLFQRRISLERNESSLSLDGSTVSEIEGESLVDRLKRQVAHDKKIMGCLYKELEEERNASSIAANQTMAMITRLQEEKSSIHMEASQYLRLMEEQAEYDGEAFQQVNDLLVEKEKRIQCLEEELEQFKNGSSNNFFGQSSIPDVPDQETEKYSILKSLEKLEEKLFVLSKDEVQLNDTRCTQEPVGIGRKNNLLENTFMNRDSELGSIRYELSVIRKRLEELDV